GCTCGAGTCGCTCAAGGATCCGGACCTGCCCGCGGACACCGCGGACCTGCACATCGAGATCGAGGCGGACGCCGGCGCGCGAACGCTGACCGTGCGCGACAACGGGATCGGGATGTCGCGCGACGAGGTGGTCGAGCTGATCGGGACGATCGCGAAGTCGGGCACGGCGAGCCTGCTGGAGAAGCTCAAGCAGGCCAAGGACGCCGCGGCCTCGACCCTGATCGGCCAGTTCGGCGTGGGGTTCTACTCGGCGTTCATGGTCGCCGACAAGGTCTCCCTGGTCACCCGGCGGGCCGGCGAGGAGCACGGCACCCGCTGGGAGTCGGCTGGTGAGAGCACCTACGAGATCGAGCGGGTCGAGCAGGCGCCGCAGGGCACCAGCGTCACCCTGCACCTGAAGCCGGCCGACCCGGACAACCACCTGTTCGACTACACGGCCGAGCGCAAGATCCGAGAGATCGTCAAGAAGTACTCCGACTTCATCCGCTGGCCGATCCGGCTGGCCGCCCCCGCGTCGGACACGGCGGACACGGCGGACACGTCGGCCGAGGCGGCGCCGATCAACTCGATGAAGGCGCTGTGGGCCCGGCCGCGCAACGAGATCACCGAGGCCGAGTACCACGAGTTCTACAAGCAGCTCGCCCACGACTGGTCCGACCCGCTGGAGACCATCCACTTCAAGGCCGAGGGCACGTTCGAGTACGAGGCGCTGCTCTTCCTGCCCGCGCAGGCCCCGTTCGACCTCTACACCCGCGAGGCCCGGCGCGGTGTCCAGCTTTACGTGAACCGCGTGTTCATCATGGACGAGTGCGACGCGCTGATGCCGCAGTACCTGCGCTTCGTCAAGGGCGTCGTGGACGCGCACGACCTGTCGTTGAACGTCTCGCGCGAACTGCTGCAGCACGACCGGCAGATCCGCGGGGTGCGCCGGCGCCTGGTGACCAGGGTGCTGTCGACCGCGAAGGACCTGCAGGGCAAGGACCCGGAGAAGTACCGCGGCTTCTGGGACGCGTTCGGCCGGGCGCTGAAGGAGGGCCTGCTCGAAGACCAGGACAACCAGGCCACGCTGCTCGAACTGCTCCTGCTCGACACGACCCACGACGCTGCCGAGCCGACGACGTTGCGCGCGTACGTGGAGCGGATGAAGCCGGAGCAGAGCGAGATCTACTACCTGACCGGGTCCAGCCGCGCGGCCGTGGAGAACTCGCCGCACATGGAGGCGTTCCGGGCCAAGGGCTACGAGGTGCTGGTCCTGGTCGATCCCATCGACGAGGTCTGGGTCGACCAGGCGCCCGAGTTCGACGGCAAGGCGCTGCGGTCGATCGCCAAGGGTCAGGTGGACCTGGACGCGGCGGAGCAGAGCGAAGAGGAGGGCAAGGCGCAGGCCCAGGCGCAGGAGGAGTTCACCCCGCTGCTCGAGTTCCTGGCCGAGTCGCTGGCCGAGAAGGTCAAGTCGGCCCGGCTCTCCACCCGGCTCACCGACTCCCCCGCCTGCCTCGTCGGCGACACGAACGACCTGACGCCGGCGCTGGAGAAGCTCTACCGGGCGATGGGCCAGCCGGTGCCGCACACCAAGCGCATCCTCGAGGTGAACGCGGCGCACCCGCTGATCACCGGCCTGCGCACGGCCCACGCCGCGAACTCGGGCGACCTCGGCGAGAGCGCGGAACTGCTCTACGGCCTCGCCCTGCTGGCCGAGGGCGGGGAACTGGCCGACCCGGCCCGATTCAGCAAGCTGATCGCCGATCGGCTGGCGCCGACGGTCTGAGCACGCGTGTTCCCGGCCGCGGGTCGCTTTCTCGCGGCCGGACCAGGTGGCTCGGGTCTACTGCGAGTTGATGGTCGGCTGGGTGCTCGTGGGGTGTGAGCGTGGCGTGTCGGGTCAGGGTGGTCGTCTTGGTGTGGGCGGCCGCTTCGCGCCGCCCGTTTCGTCTGACCACCCGCCCACCCGTTGCGTCGGCGGAGCGGGCTGCGGTTTCAAGATCTCGCCTCCGGCGCGGGCCTTCCCTCGGAGAGAGATGCCGGGGTTGCGTGGGTGCTGTCGTTGGCGGAGCGGACTGGGGTTCGGGGTGGTGGGGTTGCGGGGGCGTGCTCTCTCCTCGGCCGATCCCCGGAGGCAATCAGGAACCTGCCGGGAGGTCAAGCGGCGGTGGCCCGCGCTGTGCTGTTTTCGTCTTCGCGCCGCTTGACCTCCCGGCAGAACCCTGATCGGGCTTCGCCTGCCCGACCGAGGAGAGAGCCCACCCCCTGGGGAGTGGTGCGAGCTGCACTCGGGCCCAGTCCCGGACCGCGGCCCGGCCGCGCTCGATCCGGAAGAATCCTGCATCACCTTGATCCGGTCATCTCGATCCTCGATCCACGCGAAAGAGTCCCGTGTCGCGCTCGGTGCGGAAGGATTCTGCATCACCTTGACCCGGCCATCCCGATCCTCGATCCGCCCGAAAGGTCGGCGCTCGGGTCGCGCTGATGTCGGATCCTGCATGGCCTCGGCGCGATCGACCCCGATCCCAGACCTCGCGGCGCAATCCCGCAGGCCGGCCGTGCCCGATGCGGAAGGATTCTGCATCACCCTGATCCGATTGGCCCGGAGCTCACGCAACGCGCAAGATCGCGTGGCTCGGTCGCATGCCGAGGACAAATCCTGCACCGTTTTCAGCCACACCCCCGCCGCCACCTGCCCAGCCATCCCGACCACCACCCCTCCCGTCATAAGCCGCGATCCCCGTACATTTCCATGCTAGACGCCGCCACCGACAAAAGATGCGAATCCGTCCTTTGCCGGAAAAGAAAAAATACGGGAGATTTCCGGGGAACTCGGGCGCACTCCCCGACGTTGAAAGGAGTAGAGAAGCAAAGAGCGGCCCAGAACGGCGATGCATGATCGTGCATCAAGCGCGACCGGGCCACGGGCCGGGGCTCGGCCCGAGCGCAGCTCGCACTGCTCCCCCCAGGGGGTGGGCTCTCTCCTCGGTCGGGCAGGCGAAGCCCGATCAGGGTTCTGCCGGGAGGTCAAGCGGCGCCCTGCAGAATCCGCCACCAGCGGAAGCCACCGCCGCTTGACCTCCCGACAGGTTCCTGATTGCCTCCGGGGACCGACCGAGGAGAGAGCACACCCCCGCAACCCCACCACCCCGAACCCCAGCCCGCCCCACCACGCCGGCAACTGCGCAGACCCGGCACTCTCTCCGAGGGAAGGGCCCGCGCCGGAGGCGAGATCTTGAAACTCCAGCTCGCCCCGCCAACGCAACAGGTGGGCAGTGTGGTCAGACGAAACGGGGCGGAGCGAAGCGGCCGCCCCCACCAACACTCAGCCGACCATCAACTCGCTAGGCCTTCGCAACCGGCGTCGGCCGGGGCGGCAGCTTCCTGAGCGCGTGCTGATACGCGACGGCGAGTGCCTCCTCAGCCGGCACGGCGAAGTCCGGGACCAGGCTCGCGCTGAGGACTCCAGCGCCGTCGGCGGTGGTGGTGCCCGTGGCGCCGGCGGTCAGCAGGTAGACCGGCTGGTCGAGGCGGACGGATTCGACGTCGGCCGGCACGGCGCCGCAGGACCACGAGGAGACACCGCTCGGCGCCCGACCGTCGTCACCGCCTTCGCCGCGCAGATCCAGGATCAGCGCGTCGGTGTCCGCGAGCGCGGTCATCGCGGCAGTGACGAAAGGTGCAGCGTCGCCCGGCTCGGCGACCAGAGCCTCGGTCTCGAGGTAGCCGATATTGCCCTCGAGGCGCTCGATGCGCCGCACGCCCTGGTTCTCGGTGGTCATCCCCATGACCGGCGATCCTAGTACGTGTCCGCCAGTGGAGATTCACCGGCTTGGCCTTAGCGGCCGAGGCGGGCCCGCGCGGGCGTGGCGGTGGTCACGGCGGCGGTCGCCGGGTGGCTGCGGCAGGGCCTCAGCCTTCGCCGGACGTCCGCTGCGGCACGACGGTCGCGGGCGGGGAGTGGCCGGCGGAGGAGCACGGGATGTTGGCCCACCAGCCGCCGGGATACAGGACGTCGACGCAGACGAGTTCGTCCGCGGACTCCCGCCGGTAATGATCGAGCACGAATACGGCGCGATCCAGCGCGCCGGCTTCGCACTCGGCGTTGTGGTAGGTGCGGAACGGCTGGTCGCGGCAGTCGGTCACCCGCCAGGTGCACCGGATGGTCCAGAGCGGGTACTCCTGCGCGTCCGCGTCGAGCTGCTCGGCGACGCCGTCGATGGACATTGATTCGGGCACGGCCGCTTGAGTCTCCCTGTGCGCGAGGGACGTCTGCCAGGCCCACCGTATACGCGGCTTCGTATACGCACAACCCTTCGTATACGATGAAATCCTCCGCGCGAAGGAGCGTGGGAGCGAAGGGAAGCGTCGATGGCCGAGCCGGCTTACGTCGCCCTCGCGGGCGCCTATGCGCGACAGATCCGCGGCGGGCAGCTGGCGCCGGGCGCGCGGCTGCCCAGTTACGCCGAGCTGGTGGAGCGGCACGCCGTCTCCGAAATCGTTGCCCGCAAAGCGATCCAGCTGCTGCAGAGCCAAGGGCTGGTCCGGTGCGTGCGGCGCCAGGGCGTCTACGTCGCGGACCGGATCGACATGGTGCGCGTCTCGCCGGAGCGGCAGCGCGAATCTGCGGAGACCTCGTTCCGCAACGAGGCCGAGGGGCGGATCACGGTCGAACGCGAGACGAGCCGAATACCGGCGAGCGCGGAGCTGGCCGAGGCCTTCGATCTGGCCGCGGGCCAGCTGATCACCCGCGTCGTGACGAAGGCGGCCGAGGACGGCCGGCCGATTTCGATCTCTGACACCCATCAGCCGCTCGACGTGGCCGACGCCTCCGGCGCGACCTGGCTGGAG
This genomic window from Actinospica robiniae DSM 44927 contains:
- the htpG gene encoding molecular chaperone HtpG; the encoded protein is MSGGSETLEFQAETRQLLHLVVHSLYSNKDIFLRELISNASDALDKLRLESLKDPDLPADTADLHIEIEADAGARTLTVRDNGIGMSRDEVVELIGTIAKSGTASLLEKLKQAKDAAASTLIGQFGVGFYSAFMVADKVSLVTRRAGEEHGTRWESAGESTYEIERVEQAPQGTSVTLHLKPADPDNHLFDYTAERKIREIVKKYSDFIRWPIRLAAPASDTADTADTSAEAAPINSMKALWARPRNEITEAEYHEFYKQLAHDWSDPLETIHFKAEGTFEYEALLFLPAQAPFDLYTREARRGVQLYVNRVFIMDECDALMPQYLRFVKGVVDAHDLSLNVSRELLQHDRQIRGVRRRLVTRVLSTAKDLQGKDPEKYRGFWDAFGRALKEGLLEDQDNQATLLELLLLDTTHDAAEPTTLRAYVERMKPEQSEIYYLTGSSRAAVENSPHMEAFRAKGYEVLVLVDPIDEVWVDQAPEFDGKALRSIAKGQVDLDAAEQSEEEGKAQAQAQEEFTPLLEFLAESLAEKVKSARLSTRLTDSPACLVGDTNDLTPALEKLYRAMGQPVPHTKRILEVNAAHPLITGLRTAHAANSGDLGESAELLYGLALLAEGGELADPARFSKLIADRLAPTV
- a CDS encoding GntR family transcriptional regulator, producing MAEPAYVALAGAYARQIRGGQLAPGARLPSYAELVERHAVSEIVARKAIQLLQSQGLVRCVRRQGVYVADRIDMVRVSPERQRESAETSFRNEAEGRITVERETSRIPASAELAEAFDLAAGQLITRVVTKAAEDGRPISISDTHQPLDVADASGATWLEETIADRLPTAEHAQWLRTRPGDLVKTVHQRFCGPDGRLLMLSDVSYPRDRYDAFTFRMTLRPETAGTEE